One genomic region from Myripristis murdjan chromosome 7, fMyrMur1.1, whole genome shotgun sequence encodes:
- the LOC115361495 gene encoding transmembrane protein 106C, whose amino-acid sequence MGNLWSRSASSLQLIPESQGSGRQVGDRGSDDDSLDGRDRQEDIAQFPYVEFTGRDSITCPTCQGTGRIPSEQVNELVALIPYSDQRLQPQRTKLYVVMSAVLCLLASSLVAFFLFPRSVVVMDDGIRSVIVRFDPSNTRVLMNMTSTLNFSNPNFFTVLVQSVSCQVLYMKTVIGTQQLDNVITIQPLSQRQVNFTVSVEIGSSASYVYAFCTMPSIKVHNIVVFMQTSVKTSYMVRTAQNSLEAYRYIDCGTNSTYHQLGRRHWHHPPSYPPASTLTPPPL is encoded by the exons ATGGGAAATCTTTGGTCTCGGAGCGCCAGCAGCCTGCAGCTCATCCCGGAGAGCCAGGGCTCCGGGCGACAAGTCGGGGACAGAGGCTCCGATGATGACTCTTTGGATGGACGcgacagacaggaggacataGCCCAGTTCCCCTACGTGGAGTTCACTGGCAGGGACAGCATTACCTGCCCGACATGTCAAGGCACCGGCCGCATACCTTCAG AACAAGTGAACGAGCTGGTGGCACTGATCCCATACAGTGACCAGAGGCTGCAGCCCCAGAGAAC GAAACTGTATGTGGTCATGTCAGCTGTTTTGTGCCTCCTGGCCTCTTCACTCGTggccttcttcctcttcccccgCTCGGTGGTTGTGATGGATGATGGGATACGCTCGGTGATTGTGCGGTTCGACCCTTCCAATACGAGGGTCCTAATGAACATGACG AGCACATTGAACTTCAGCAACCCCAACTTCTTCACGGTGCTGGTGCAAAGTGTGAGCTGCCAGGTCCTGTACATGAAGACGGTGATAGGGACACAGCAGTTGGACAACGTCATCACCATCCAGCCTCTCAGCCAGAGACAG GTGAACTTTACTGTCAGTGTGGAGATTGGTAGCAGCGCATCTTATGTTTA TGCCTTCTGCACCATGCCCAGCATCAAAGTCCACAACATTGTCGTATTCATGCA GACCTCTGTGAAAACCTCTTACATGGTGCGAACGGCCCAGAACAGTCTAGAAGCCTACCGCTACATAGACTGTGGCACTAACTCCACGTACCACCAGCTGGGCAGGCGGCACTGGCACCATCCCCCCAGCTATCCACCAGCCTCTACCCTCACTCCCCCTCCACTGTGA
- the LOC115362359 gene encoding PTB domain-containing engulfment adapter protein 1, which yields MSDIAEEDKEISFAVKFLGRVEVVRSEGVQILEEALQSLETPNMDSTDKAQKKSKVYLFLSMNGIDILENKTKYMLYSCPLSMVSFCAVLPSSPKVFGFVAKHPAADMYHCYLFQSKAFSHVLVSIIGEVFRASKKEESIRRGGRDLIVEALRHKNKVLQRENAELTRRLAQQAK from the exons ATGAGTGACATTGctgaggaagacaaagagatCTCCTTCGCAGTGAAG TTTCTTGGGCGAGTGGAGGTGGTTCGCTCGGAGGGAGTGCAGATCCTGGAGGAAGCACTTCAAAGCCTAGAG ACACCAAACATGGACTCCACAGATAAGGCACAGAAGAAAAGCAAGGTCTACCTTTTCCTGTCCATGAATGGGATAGACATCTTGGAGAACAAAACCAAG TATATGCTGTACTCCTGCCCTCTCTCCATGGTTTCCTTCTGTGCCGTCCTGCCCTCCTCACCCAAAGTCTTTGGCTTCGTGGCGAAACACCCGGCAGCCGACATGTACCACTGCTATCTGTTCCAGAGCAAGGCATTT TCTCATGTGCTGGTCTCAATCATCGGAGAAGTTTTCCGAGCATCCAAAAAAGAGGAGAGCAtcagaagaggagggagagatctGATCGTGGAGGCCCTCAGACATAAG AATAaagtgctgcagagagagaatgcGGAGTTGACGAGGAGGCTGGCTCAACaggcaaaatga